One segment of Chitinispirillum alkaliphilum DNA contains the following:
- a CDS encoding Large extracellular alpha-helical protein — translation MPFSMDSTVKEISIPIKDAYTPNIHVEVHLSGMVDRCLPETVTIDSVPKAPALANGTINLPVPPTHRSLQVSVEPKQKYLQPGDSTEVRVVVKDWQGNAVPDAEVTLIVVDEAVLALSNYELRNPVDLFYNEKPALVSSFHNRTFIRLAFIENIFDLRGFGSGFGLQTRSALSVSAPDFRSDFSPLAAFIPNGRTNSSGEFTPIIKLPDNVTRYRIMVVAADGPKRFGTAENSLTARLPLTMRPSPPRFLNFGDHFELPVVLQNQTDDTLTVDVVIRGQNADLKKQGYRVSIPAEDRAAVHFPAATVAAGTARFQVVATTADGFSDAVSFELPVWTPATTESFATYGTIDTNAVFYLIRRPDEIWPQFGGVQVSKSSTALQALTDAFVYLYNYPFASSELLASRIIATTALDDVLHAFNVPDIPTPEQIKRRIQSDIWDLTRRQNRNNGGFAFWPGQSANLFTSLHAIHALTRAHNEGYEVSERSIELTNSYLSNIRRNIPGYYSQSARRTILAFSLYVRALGGDFDENKARTLLKDTPLEQWSIESLGWLLYALSGSPESDEVKEIIRHLNNHVHETASTAQFNRSFFSGDDHHLVFHSSRRADAIVLEALMEVQPESDLIVKLVRGLLAHRRAGRWRNTSENCFVLLALDSYFRNYESQTPDFVARAWLGSQYAGDHSFEGRTTETHQITVPMHFLADTDTAQNLILQKDGTGRLYYRVGMNYAPRSFTIAPADHGFSVERHYEGVDNEDDVEQMEDGTWVIRAGARVKVTVQMVAQGRRYHVALVDPIPAGLEPLNPALAVTGTLPRDSSNRIGSWWSGRWFEHQNLRDERAEAFSTLLYGGVYNYVYYALATTPGEFVVPPAKAEEMYAPETFGRSGSDRVVVR, via the coding sequence TTGCCATTTTCGATGGACTCAACTGTTAAGGAGATATCCATACCTATTAAAGATGCTTACACGCCAAACATTCATGTTGAAGTTCATCTGTCAGGTATGGTAGACAGGTGTTTACCGGAAACGGTTACAATTGATTCAGTTCCCAAAGCCCCGGCGCTGGCAAATGGTACAATCAATCTGCCTGTCCCACCAACACATCGTTCCCTTCAGGTAAGCGTAGAACCTAAGCAAAAATATTTACAGCCTGGTGACAGTACAGAGGTCAGGGTCGTAGTTAAAGATTGGCAGGGTAACGCGGTACCGGATGCGGAAGTTACGTTGATTGTGGTGGATGAAGCGGTGCTCGCGCTCTCGAACTATGAATTAAGAAATCCTGTTGATCTTTTCTACAATGAGAAACCAGCCTTGGTGAGCAGTTTTCACAACCGTACTTTTATAAGGCTTGCATTCATTGAAAATATTTTTGATCTTCGTGGTTTTGGCAGTGGTTTTGGTCTGCAAACGAGAAGTGCACTAAGTGTAAGTGCCCCTGATTTTCGCTCAGATTTCAGCCCCCTGGCAGCATTCATTCCCAATGGGCGTACAAACAGCAGCGGTGAGTTCACCCCGATTATAAAACTCCCGGACAATGTAACGCGGTATCGGATAATGGTTGTAGCAGCTGATGGTCCAAAACGTTTCGGAACAGCTGAGAACAGCTTAACCGCTCGCCTTCCTCTTACAATGCGGCCAAGCCCACCGCGATTTCTCAATTTTGGTGATCACTTTGAGCTGCCGGTGGTGCTGCAAAATCAAACAGATGATACACTCACCGTTGATGTTGTCATCAGAGGTCAAAATGCAGATCTGAAGAAACAGGGTTACAGAGTGTCTATTCCTGCTGAGGACCGGGCTGCAGTACATTTTCCGGCTGCAACTGTTGCTGCCGGCACTGCACGGTTCCAGGTCGTGGCAACAACAGCAGATGGTTTTTCCGATGCGGTATCATTTGAACTCCCTGTGTGGACACCCGCAACAACGGAATCATTTGCAACCTATGGTACAATTGATACCAATGCGGTATTTTACCTCATAAGACGTCCGGATGAAATATGGCCACAGTTTGGGGGTGTGCAGGTCTCCAAGTCCTCAACCGCTCTTCAGGCTCTTACAGATGCATTTGTCTACTTATACAACTACCCGTTCGCCAGTTCGGAACTTCTGGCATCACGCATCATCGCAACCACCGCATTAGATGATGTGCTCCATGCATTCAATGTACCTGATATACCAACCCCAGAGCAGATTAAAAGAAGAATACAATCTGATATTTGGGATCTTACACGTCGTCAGAACCGAAACAATGGCGGGTTTGCTTTCTGGCCTGGACAGAGCGCAAACCTTTTCACATCACTTCATGCAATACACGCCCTCACACGGGCTCACAATGAAGGGTATGAGGTTTCGGAGAGAAGTATTGAGTTGACTAATTCTTACTTGAGTAATATTAGGCGCAATATTCCCGGTTACTACTCCCAATCCGCGCGAAGAACCATTCTTGCATTTTCACTGTATGTGCGTGCTCTGGGTGGTGATTTCGATGAAAACAAAGCGCGCACTCTTCTAAAAGACACACCTCTGGAACAGTGGAGCATTGAATCTCTGGGCTGGCTTTTGTATGCTCTTTCCGGATCTCCCGAGTCTGACGAAGTAAAGGAGATCATTAGACATCTCAATAATCATGTCCACGAAACTGCATCCACTGCGCAGTTTAACCGTTCGTTTTTCAGTGGCGATGATCATCATCTTGTGTTTCACTCTTCACGGCGCGCCGATGCCATCGTACTGGAGGCATTGATGGAGGTGCAACCGGAATCGGATCTGATCGTTAAACTTGTCAGAGGATTGCTTGCACACAGAAGAGCAGGGCGATGGAGAAATACTTCTGAGAACTGTTTTGTGCTCCTTGCTCTGGACTCCTACTTCAGGAACTATGAATCCCAGACACCAGACTTTGTAGCACGTGCCTGGCTTGGATCCCAGTATGCGGGTGACCACTCCTTTGAAGGACGAACCACCGAAACTCATCAGATTACTGTTCCCATGCACTTTCTGGCAGACACGGACACAGCTCAGAATCTTATTCTTCAGAAGGATGGCACTGGCCGCCTCTATTACAGAGTAGGTATGAACTATGCACCCAGGAGCTTCACAATTGCCCCTGCTGATCACGGTTTCAGTGTAGAGAGGCATTATGAGGGTGTGGATAATGAGGATGATGTGGAACAGATGGAGGATGGTACATGGGTGATCAGGGCTGGAGCACGCGTAAAGGTAACGGTACAAATGGTTGCACAGGGGCGCAGATATCATGTAGCGCTTGTTGACCCGATACCCGCAGGCCTTGAACCACTTAATCCGGCGCTTGCAGTAACAGGTACTCTTCCGCGGGATTCATCGAACCGAATCGGAAGCTGGTGGTCGGGACGCTGGTTTGAGCATCAGAACCTGCGTGATGAGCGGGCTGAGGCGTTTTCAACCCTGCTCTATGGCGGTGTTTACAATTACGTGTACTATGCATTGGCCACCACTCCCGGAGAGTTTGTTGTTCCACCGGCAAAAGCAGAAGAGATGTATGCACCGGAAACATTTGGAAGGTCTGGAAGCGATCGGGTGGTGGTGCGGTGA
- a CDS encoding methyltransferase type 11: MNTASRYDQFAPLYEYGERMLEIYLRNKRKLLHKLIKENRILEVGIGSGRSISYYKAGTNLFAGDLSRKMMHYAVRRSLSRAIFSKFCSFDIEKLPYKDSTFPAVVSSLVFCTVNDPLKGLQEIRRVLEPTGSLYMLEHVKPQSKAAQIVFDALNPLSVSLIGDHLTRNTSELVKDAGFRTVEEYSFALGVFRIVVASKK, from the coding sequence ATGAACACCGCAAGCAGATATGACCAGTTTGCACCACTCTATGAATATGGTGAACGAATGCTTGAAATCTACCTCAGAAACAAGAGAAAATTGTTACATAAACTGATAAAAGAGAACAGGATTCTTGAGGTTGGAATCGGCAGCGGAAGGAGTATCAGCTATTACAAAGCCGGTACCAATCTCTTTGCCGGTGATCTGAGCAGAAAAATGATGCACTACGCTGTCAGGCGTTCTCTTTCCAGAGCAATCTTTTCAAAATTCTGCTCTTTTGATATTGAAAAACTCCCCTATAAAGATTCCACATTTCCCGCAGTTGTTTCTTCACTGGTATTTTGTACAGTCAATGACCCCCTTAAAGGTCTGCAGGAGATCCGGCGTGTGCTTGAACCCACAGGCAGTCTCTATATGCTTGAGCATGTAAAGCCTCAGTCAAAGGCAGCGCAAATTGTTTTTGATGCACTGAATCCGCTCTCTGTCTCTCTTATAGGTGATCACCTTACCCGAAACACATCTGAGCTGGTTAAAGATGCAGGGTTTCGTACAGTTGAAGAGTATAGCTTTGCTTTGGGGGTGTTCAGGATAGTGGTTGCTTCAAAGAAATGA